A stretch of Patagioenas fasciata isolate bPatFas1 chromosome 4, bPatFas1.hap1, whole genome shotgun sequence DNA encodes these proteins:
- the GPRIN3 gene encoding G protein-regulated inducer of neurite outgrowth 3 — MGTVPDPLRSTKLSLATASAEQDHLGDLQSVKRQPHLPNGERASNGFPCMPSSSARVCLFNLKCTAAASVQRCERCHEDDASQQEAFPPGLTSKAAEGCPAAVEPAHCSRPVGSQGPAAPAPTAAGAPVAGQGPEMMPAPQSSQQFVQGSQAKTSSLTQMDDSALKLLGTDDQPALEVLNYSSVGDSVRDNEYCCTSQGHPLQRGGKDRAEKNGSIACQSASSVKHTEADLEGNPQTSLEARSGVADTTELLSTDKTEVVQSNEAPPQSSHGSPHLVHNADAKPGTPGHTQLSKFRETGTMTVQPESSSLTQETGSRTWRDAEVQAVTTVESKSASTSPSILVAFLKGNPAPEEKEELHIIYQGGMRLSQSALPDSFSAQQKSPCSPGIISKTTVVMAMTASAQTQPVKLYEDPSDVVSLVSADNAKPALPFSSAAIASRGTSVSNAEMIGAAHGSNDAAQLPMDASVPPKPIPVEQLAVDSSNRTPAQSECGTGEPRITSAAALPGTENNMRDLVHDAGSSRLPLLCSTSGEVKQKEVLGSSEQKHLHSKGASQGEAIPNQSAVKPKEEDLVMLDPKGVMNVSSQPATVRIKACSEDAGEKEESRGQGDAGQAQMAGSQSLQAGLTPKLSVSSAHLTPPLETSAAPQQKDLQAKESRSEVHKAALPASAQALPNMGENKKQPTPAMEAKVQVKQTKHVRDVVWDEQGMTWEVYGASLDPESLGIAIQNHLQRQIREHEKLIRAQNSQTRKSISSDTSSNKKLKGRQHNVFQSMLQNFRRPNCCVRPTPASVLD, encoded by the coding sequence ATGGGGACTGTACCAGATCCTCTGAGATCTACCAAGCTTTCCCTGGCCACAGCTTCTGCGGAGCAGGACCACTTGGGAGACCTGCAGTCTGTGAAGCGCCAGCCCCACCTACCCAATGGAGAGAGGGCCAGCAATGGCTTTCCATGCATGCCATCCAGTTCTGCTAGAGTTTGCTTGTTCAACCTGAAATGCACGGCAGCTGCCAGTGTGCAGAGGTGTGAACGATGCCACGAGGATGATGCTAGCCAGCAGGAAGCCTTCCCTCCAGGGCTCACcagcaaagctgcagaggggtgTCCTGCAGCCGTAGAGCCTGCTCATTGCTCTCGGCCAGTGGGCAGCCAGGGaccggcagcaccagcccccacTGCAGCAGGAGCCCCCGTGGCAGGGCAGGGGCCAGAGATGATGCCAGCCCCCCAGAGCTCCCAGCAGTTTGTGCAGGGCAGCCAGGCGAAAACGAGCTCCCTGACACAAATGGATGACTCTGCCCTGAAACTTCTGGGAACTGATGATCAGCCAGCACTCGAAGTGTTAAATTATTCTTCCGTGGGCGACTCTGTTAGAGATAATGAGTACTGTTGTACTTCTCAGGGACACCCTCTGCAAAGAGGGGGGAAagacagagcagaaaaaaatggtTCTATTGCATGTCAATCAGCCTCGTCAGTGAAGCACACCGAAGCTGACCTTGAGGGAAACCCACAGACCAGTTTGGAGGCAAGAAGTGGGGTTGCAGACACCACGGAGTTGCTTTCCACAGATAAGACTGAAGTGGTGCAGAGCAACGAGGCACCACCCCAGTCTAGTCATGGAAGTCCACATCTCGTACATAATGCAGATGCCAAACCGGGAACTCCAGGCCACACGCAGCTCTCCAAATTCAGAGAAACTGGTACAATGACAGTTCAGCCGGAGAGCAGCTCTTTAACTCAGGAAACAGGAAGCAGGACATGGCGAGATGCTGAGGTTCAGGCTGTCACTACTGTGGAGAGCAAATCTGCCTCCACCAGCCCCAGCATCCTTGTTGCCTTCTTAAAAGGGAATCCTGCtccagaggagaaggaagaactgCACATTATTTACCAAGGAGGTATGAGGCTGAGCCAATCTGCACTTCCTGACAGTTTCTCCGCACAACAAAAGTCCCCATGTTCTCCTGGTATCATATCAAAAACAACTGTTGTTATGGCTATGACTGCTTCAGCCCAAACCCAGCCTGTCAAACTATATGAGGACCCATCTGATGTGGTGTCTCTGGTGTCAGCAGATAATGCAAaacctgctctccccttctcctctgcAGCCATTGCCTCCCGAGGAACATCTGTGAGTAATGCTGAAATGATTGGTGCAGCTCATGGCAGCAACGATGCTGCTCAGCTGCCAATGGATGCTTCAGTCCCACCAAAGCCTATCCCTGTTGAGCAGCTTGCAGTTGACTCCAGTAATCGAACTCCAGCACAGTCTGAGTGTGGCACTGGTGAACCAAGAATCACTTCTGCTGCCGCTCTCCCAGGAACGGAGAACAACATGCGAGATCTTGTCCATGATGCAGGAAGCAGCCGGTTGCCTTTACTCTGTAGCACAAGTGGTGAAGTCAAGCAGAAGGAGGTCCTGGGCAGCTCTGAGCAAAAGCATCTGCACAGTAAGGGTGCAAGTCAAGGGGAGGCCATCCCAAATCAGTCTGCGGTAAAACCAAAGGAAGAAGACTTGGTGATGCTTGATCCTAAAGGAGTGATGAATGTTAGCAGCCAGCCCGCCACTGTCCGCATAAAAGCGTGCTCAGAGGATGCAGGTGAAAAGGAGGAAAGCAGAGGCCAGGGAGATGCTGGCCAGGCTCAGATGGCTGGCAGCCAGAGCCTTCAGGCAGGACTGACACCCAAGTTGAGTGTGAGTTCTGCACATCTCACCCCTCCCTTGGAGACATCAGCAGCTCCCCAGCAGAAAGACCTCCAAGCCAAGGAGTCCAGATCTGAGGTCCACAAAGCAGCTCTTCCTGCTTCAGCTCAGGCCTTGCCAAAcatgggagaaaacaaaaagcagcccACTCCGGCCATGGAGGCAAAAGTGCAGGTGAAGCAGACCAAGCACGTCAGGGATGTTGTTTGGGATGAGCAAGGCATGACATGGGAAGTTTATGGTGCTTCCCTTGATCCAGAATCCCTGGGAATTGCCATCCAGAACCACTTACAGAGACAAATACGGGAACATGAGAAACTGATCCGGGCCCAGAACAGTCAGACCCGGAAATCTATTTCCTCAGATACATCCTCAAATAAAAAACTGAAAGGGAGGCAGCACAACGTGTTCCAGTCCATGCTGCAGAATTTTAGGCGTCCTAATTGCTGTGTCCGACCCACTCCTGCTTCTGTGTTAGACTGA